In Microbacterium sp. 1.5R, the following are encoded in one genomic region:
- a CDS encoding dihydroorotase, which translates to MSETLVITGAQLLGAERADIIVENGQISEIGTGLSRSGARVIDADGLVALPGLVDLHTHLREPGYEASETILTGTRAAAAGGFTAVFAMPNTSPVADTAGVVEQELALGEAAGYATVQPIGAVTVGQKGERLAELGAMATSRAQVRVFSDDGFCVFDPLIMRRALEYVKSFDGVIAQHAQDPRLTEGAQMNEGTVSAELGLAGWPAVAEESIIARDVLLAEHVGSRLHVCHLSTAGSVDIIRWAKKRGINVTAEVTPHHLLLTDELVRGYDARYKVNPPLRREEDVMAVREGLADGTIDIVATDHAPHPSEHKSCEWQAAANGMVGLESALRVVHQSMVQTGLIGWEDVARVMSAAPARIGRLSDHGLPLQAGAAAQITLYDPSAAGVFTESDLHGRSVNSPYLGRDLPGRVEFTIHRGLLTVDGGSVVEELNA; encoded by the coding sequence GTGAGCGAGACCCTCGTCATCACCGGAGCACAGCTTCTCGGTGCCGAGCGCGCCGACATCATCGTGGAGAACGGGCAGATCTCCGAGATCGGCACCGGACTGAGCCGCTCCGGTGCGCGAGTCATCGACGCCGACGGCCTGGTGGCCCTTCCCGGACTCGTCGACCTGCACACCCACCTCCGGGAGCCGGGCTACGAAGCCTCCGAGACGATCCTCACCGGGACCCGTGCTGCGGCGGCAGGCGGGTTCACGGCGGTGTTCGCGATGCCGAACACCTCGCCGGTCGCGGACACGGCCGGTGTGGTCGAGCAGGAGCTCGCCCTGGGCGAGGCCGCCGGGTACGCGACCGTGCAGCCCATCGGCGCCGTCACCGTGGGTCAGAAGGGCGAGCGCCTCGCCGAACTCGGTGCGATGGCCACCTCGCGCGCCCAGGTGCGCGTCTTCAGCGACGACGGCTTCTGCGTCTTCGATCCGCTGATCATGCGGCGCGCACTCGAGTATGTGAAGTCGTTCGACGGAGTCATCGCGCAGCACGCTCAGGATCCACGCCTCACCGAGGGCGCCCAGATGAACGAGGGCACCGTGTCGGCCGAGCTCGGACTCGCCGGATGGCCGGCGGTCGCGGAGGAGTCGATCATCGCTCGCGATGTGCTCCTCGCGGAGCATGTCGGATCCCGACTGCACGTGTGCCACCTGTCGACCGCAGGCTCCGTAGACATCATCCGCTGGGCGAAGAAGCGGGGGATCAACGTCACGGCCGAGGTCACCCCGCACCACCTCCTGCTCACCGATGAACTGGTGCGCGGCTACGACGCCCGCTACAAGGTCAACCCGCCGCTGCGCCGTGAGGAAGACGTCATGGCGGTGCGCGAGGGCCTCGCCGACGGCACCATCGACATCGTGGCGACCGATCACGCCCCGCACCCGAGCGAGCACAAGTCGTGCGAGTGGCAGGCCGCAGCCAACGGCATGGTCGGACTCGAGAGCGCCCTGCGCGTCGTGCACCAGTCGATGGTGCAGACCGGCCTGATCGGCTGGGAGGACGTCGCCCGGGTGATGAGTGCGGCCCCCGCACGGATCGGACGTCTGTCCGATCATGGGCTGCCCCTGCAGGCCGGTGCCGCTGCGCAGATCACCCTCTACGACCCGTCCGCCGCCGGCGTCTTCACCGAATCCGACCTGCACGGTCGGAGTGTGAACTCGCCGTACCTCGGTCGCGACCTCCCCGGCCGCGTCGAGTTCACGATCCACCGCGGGCTGCTGACGGTCGACGGCGGATCCGTGGTCGAGGAGCTGAACGCATGA